A genomic region of Noviherbaspirillum sp. L7-7A contains the following coding sequences:
- a CDS encoding pyridoxal phosphate-dependent aminotransferase encodes MDLNHLASRLDHIAPFHVMELAKMATRLEREGRSIIHMGIGEPDFTAPPPVVAAATRAMADGQLQYTAATGLPALRDAISDHYRQVYGLDIAPGRIIITAGASAALLLACAALVEPGSEVLMPDPSYPCNRHFVAAFEGRARMVPSGPEQRFQLSEAMVREHWSDATRGVLLASPSNPTGTSIAHDELRRIAGVVREKGGFTIVDEIYQGLTYDEAPFSALSLGEDIIVINSFSKYFNMTGWRLGWLVVPENMVRAIEKLAQNLFICASSIAQHAGVACFTPEAIAIYEERKAEFRRRRDYIVPALRELGLKVPVTPDGAFYVYADCSALSDDADRLTLQMLNEAGVVMVPGLDFGPYTAHQYIRVSYATSMENLQEAVSRLRGFFRV; translated from the coding sequence ATGGATCTGAACCATCTCGCCTCCCGCCTCGACCATATCGCACCGTTTCATGTCATGGAGCTGGCCAAGATGGCGACCCGGCTGGAGCGGGAAGGGCGCAGCATCATCCACATGGGCATCGGAGAGCCGGACTTCACAGCGCCGCCACCGGTAGTGGCCGCGGCCACCCGGGCAATGGCCGACGGGCAGCTGCAATACACTGCCGCAACCGGCTTGCCGGCGCTGCGCGATGCTATTTCCGATCATTACCGCCAGGTGTACGGCCTGGACATCGCGCCCGGCCGCATCATCATCACCGCCGGCGCCTCGGCGGCGCTGCTCTTGGCCTGCGCCGCGCTGGTGGAGCCGGGCAGCGAAGTGCTGATGCCCGATCCTTCCTATCCCTGCAACCGGCATTTCGTCGCTGCTTTCGAAGGCCGGGCGCGCATGGTGCCCAGCGGTCCGGAACAGCGTTTTCAGCTGTCCGAGGCGATGGTGCGGGAACATTGGAGCGATGCCACCCGCGGCGTGCTGCTGGCTTCGCCATCCAATCCGACCGGCACGTCGATCGCGCATGATGAACTGCGCCGCATCGCCGGCGTGGTGCGGGAAAAGGGCGGCTTCACCATCGTCGACGAGATATACCAGGGCCTGACCTATGACGAGGCGCCGTTCTCGGCGTTGTCGCTGGGCGAGGACATCATCGTCATCAACAGCTTTTCCAAGTATTTCAATATGACGGGATGGCGCCTGGGCTGGCTGGTGGTGCCGGAAAACATGGTGCGGGCCATCGAGAAACTGGCGCAGAACCTGTTCATCTGCGCGTCCAGCATTGCCCAGCATGCGGGCGTGGCCTGCTTCACGCCGGAAGCCATTGCCATCTATGAGGAGCGCAAGGCCGAGTTCAGGCGCCGGCGCGACTATATCGTGCCGGCCTTGCGGGAACTGGGATTGAAGGTGCCGGTGACGCCCGACGGCGCGTTCTATGTCTATGCCGATTGCAGCGCGTTGTCGGACGACGCCGACCGGCTGACGCTGCAGATGCTCAACGAGGCGGGTGTAGTAATGGTGCCGGGCCTGGATTTCGGGCCGTACACCGCACACCAGTACATACGGGTTTCCTATGCAACATCGATGGAAAACCTGCAGGAAGCGGTAAGCCGGCTGCGCGGCTTTTTCAGGGTATAA
- the nusB gene encoding transcription antitermination factor NusB yields MNQKSQHANPSKNRTPRHRAREFALQGLYQWLLNNEDSGVIDAHIRQAHGFDKADAAHFDTVLHGAIRDVVKLRAQIAPLIDRPLDQLSPIEHAALLIGAYELEHHLEIPYKVVINEAVELTKSFGGIDGHKYVNGVLDKLAARVRTVETGAARGA; encoded by the coding sequence ATGAACCAGAAATCCCAGCATGCCAATCCCAGCAAGAACCGCACCCCGCGCCACCGCGCGCGCGAGTTCGCGCTCCAGGGCCTCTACCAGTGGCTGCTCAACAATGAAGACTCTGGCGTGATCGATGCCCATATCCGCCAGGCGCACGGCTTCGACAAGGCCGATGCCGCCCATTTCGACACCGTGCTGCATGGCGCCATCCGCGATGTCGTCAAGCTGCGCGCGCAGATCGCGCCGCTGATCGACAGGCCGCTGGACCAGCTGTCGCCGATCGAGCATGCGGCATTGCTGATCGGCGCCTATGAGTTGGAACACCACCTGGAAATTCCCTACAAGGTGGTGATCAACGAGGCGGTGGAGCTGACCAAGTCCTTTGGCGGCATCGACGGCCACAAGTACGTCAACGGCGTGCTCGACAAGCTGGCCGCCAGGGTGCGCACGGTGGAAACCGGCGCCGCCCGCGGCGCCTGA
- the ribH gene encoding 6,7-dimethyl-8-ribityllumazine synthase → MTVGIYESNLDGQGLRIGIVQARFNEDVCHGLLSACLAELKRLGVADEDVLHVTVPGALEIPLALQKMAETHQFDALVALGAVIRGETYHFELVSNESGAGITRVGLDYGIPIANAVLTTENDEQAEVRMAEKGADAGRVAVEMANLAMALEELAEVSEEE, encoded by the coding sequence ATGACAGTTGGCATCTATGAAAGCAACCTGGACGGCCAGGGCCTGCGTATCGGTATTGTCCAGGCCCGTTTCAACGAGGATGTCTGCCATGGCCTGCTCTCCGCCTGCCTGGCCGAACTCAAGCGCCTGGGCGTGGCTGATGAAGACGTGCTGCATGTCACCGTTCCCGGCGCGCTGGAAATCCCGCTGGCGCTGCAGAAAATGGCGGAAACCCACCAGTTCGACGCGCTGGTCGCGCTCGGCGCGGTGATCCGCGGCGAGACCTATCACTTCGAACTGGTATCCAACGAGTCCGGCGCCGGCATCACCCGCGTCGGCCTCGACTACGGCATTCCGATCGCCAATGCCGTGCTGACTACCGAGAACGACGAGCAGGCGGAAGTGCGCATGGCCGAGAAGGGCGCGGATGCCGGCCGCGTCGCGGTCGAGATGGCCAATCTGGCGATGGCGCTGGAAGAACTGGCCGAAGTCAGCGAAGAAGAGTGA
- the ribBA gene encoding bifunctional 3,4-dihydroxy-2-butanone-4-phosphate synthase/GTP cyclohydrolase II, whose translation MSLSTTQEIVAELRAGRMVILVDEEDRENEGDLVLAAEFVTPEAINFMAKYGRGLICLTLTEERCEQLNLAMMTSRNGTSYGTNFTVSIEAAEGVTTGISAADRATTIKTAVARHAKPSDIVQPGHIFPLKAVKGGVLMRAGHTEAGCDFAELAGLTPAAVICEIMKDDGSMARLPDLIEFGREHNLKIGTIADLIHYRSQHESIVERVAERTMQTVHGTFRAIAYRDKPSRGAHLALVHGELSPQQESLVRVHQPVSILDLLESQATTHSWTMASALEAIKAAERGVVVLLNCEESADQMFAQFEALAAPQQERSPSRSARMDLRTYGIGAQILKDLGVGKMTLLASPRKMPSMTGFDLEVMGFRACPEN comes from the coding sequence ATGTCTCTTTCAACTACGCAAGAAATCGTTGCCGAGCTGCGCGCCGGCCGCATGGTCATCCTGGTCGACGAGGAAGACCGCGAAAACGAGGGCGACCTGGTGCTCGCCGCCGAGTTCGTCACTCCCGAAGCCATCAATTTCATGGCCAAGTACGGCCGCGGCCTGATCTGCCTGACGCTGACCGAGGAGCGCTGCGAACAGCTCAACCTGGCGATGATGACTTCCCGTAACGGCACGTCCTACGGCACCAACTTCACCGTATCGATCGAGGCCGCCGAAGGCGTCACCACGGGCATTTCCGCCGCCGACCGCGCCACCACCATCAAGACCGCGGTGGCGCGCCATGCGAAACCGTCGGACATCGTCCAGCCCGGCCATATCTTCCCCCTGAAGGCGGTCAAGGGCGGCGTGCTGATGCGCGCAGGCCATACCGAAGCCGGCTGCGACTTCGCCGAACTGGCCGGCCTGACGCCGGCCGCGGTGATCTGCGAGATCATGAAGGACGACGGCAGCATGGCGCGCCTGCCCGACCTGATCGAATTCGGCCGCGAGCATAACCTGAAGATCGGCACCATCGCCGACCTGATCCATTACCGCAGCCAGCACGAGAGCATCGTCGAACGGGTGGCGGAGCGCACCATGCAGACCGTGCACGGCACCTTCCGCGCCATCGCCTATCGCGACAAGCCCAGCCGCGGCGCGCACCTGGCGCTGGTGCATGGCGAGCTGTCGCCGCAACAGGAAAGCCTGGTGCGGGTGCACCAGCCGGTCTCCATCCTCGATCTGCTGGAAAGCCAGGCGACCACCCATTCCTGGACCATGGCCTCGGCGCTGGAAGCCATCAAGGCCGCCGAGCGCGGCGTGGTGGTGCTGCTCAATTGCGAGGAATCGGCCGACCAGATGTTTGCCCAGTTCGAGGCGCTGGCCGCGCCGCAGCAGGAGCGCTCGCCGTCGCGCAGCGCGCGCATGGACTTGCGCACCTACGGCATCGGCGCCCAGATCCTGAAAGACCTGGGCGTGGGCAAGATGACGCTGCTGGCGAGTCCGCGGAAAATGCCGTCCATGACAGGCTTCGACTTGGAAGTGATGGGCTTTCGGGCCTGCCCGGAAAATTAA
- the epsC gene encoding serine O-acetyltransferase EpsC produces the protein MADTLPGASAPAHWNLDTVVAQLRDSREVTHKIRYQGNIRELPSKTALVGILQGLCAALFPTHYGRAGLTDESIDYFVGDTLNTTLSLLSEQVRRGLVFSTDAGKLTGAQLTERAQQITREFASQLPAIRALLVSDLQAAYQGDPAATSISEILLCYPGTVAVIYYRLAHALYRLDAKLVARLISDIAHSDTGIDIHPAAQIGGSFFIDHGTGVVIGETAVIGQHVRLYQAVTLGARRFPADATGALIKGNARHPIVEDDVVIYAGATILGRITIGRGSTIGGNVWLTHDVAPGSNVSQADARSNCPE, from the coding sequence ATGGCTGACACCCTTCCCGGCGCCTCCGCCCCGGCACACTGGAACCTCGACACCGTGGTTGCGCAACTGCGCGATTCGCGTGAAGTCACGCACAAGATCCGGTACCAGGGCAATATCCGCGAACTGCCTTCCAAGACGGCGCTGGTGGGCATACTGCAGGGGCTGTGCGCTGCGCTGTTTCCAACGCATTACGGCCGTGCGGGGCTGACTGACGAAAGCATCGACTACTTCGTCGGCGATACCCTGAACACCACGCTGTCGCTGCTGTCGGAGCAGGTCCGCCGCGGGCTGGTGTTCAGCACCGATGCCGGCAAGCTCACCGGCGCCCAGCTCACCGAGCGGGCGCAGCAGATCACCCGGGAATTCGCCAGCCAGTTGCCGGCGATCCGGGCGCTGCTGGTCAGCGACCTGCAGGCCGCCTATCAGGGCGACCCGGCGGCCACCAGCATTTCCGAAATTTTGCTTTGCTATCCCGGTACCGTGGCTGTCATCTACTACCGCCTCGCGCATGCGCTGTACCGGCTCGACGCCAAACTGGTGGCGCGCCTCATTTCCGATATCGCCCATTCCGACACCGGCATCGACATCCATCCGGCGGCGCAGATCGGCGGCAGCTTCTTCATCGACCACGGCACTGGCGTAGTCATCGGTGAAACCGCGGTGATCGGCCAGCATGTGCGGCTGTACCAGGCCGTCACCCTGGGCGCGCGCCGTTTCCCGGCCGACGCCACCGGCGCGCTGATCAAGGGCAATGCCCGTCACCCGATCGTCGAGGACGATGTGGTGATCTATGCCGGCGCCACCATACTCGGCCGCATCACCATCGGCCGCGGCTCCACCATCGGCGGCAATGTCTGGCTGACGCATGACGTGGCGCCCGGCAGCAATGTGTCGCAGGCCGACGCGCGCAGCAATTGCCCGGAATGA
- a CDS encoding riboflavin synthase gives MFTGIVAAVGSIQTLTPLGSAADAGVRLTIAAGGLPLADVAIGDSIAINGACMTVVAKTDSQFDVDVSRESLNRTAGLDQPGEVNLEKALTLADRLGGHLVSGHVDGLGTVRRFEPVGESWELVVQAPRELGKYLAYKGSIVVNGVSLTVNRVEDTAAGSEFSINLIPHTIQVTTLKHLQAGSRVNLEIDLIARYVERMLSAKGAA, from the coding sequence ATGTTTACCGGAATCGTCGCTGCCGTCGGCAGCATACAGACCCTGACGCCCCTGGGCAGCGCCGCCGATGCCGGCGTGCGCCTGACGATAGCCGCCGGCGGCCTGCCGCTGGCCGATGTCGCCATCGGCGACTCGATCGCCATCAACGGCGCCTGCATGACCGTGGTCGCCAAGACCGACAGCCAGTTCGACGTCGATGTCTCGCGCGAGAGCCTGAACCGCACCGCCGGGCTGGACCAGCCGGGCGAAGTCAACCTGGAAAAGGCGCTGACCCTGGCCGACCGCCTGGGCGGCCACCTGGTGTCGGGCCATGTCGACGGCCTGGGCACGGTGCGCCGTTTCGAGCCGGTGGGCGAGTCCTGGGAACTGGTGGTGCAAGCGCCGCGCGAACTGGGCAAATACCTGGCCTACAAGGGCTCGATCGTGGTCAACGGCGTGTCGCTGACCGTGAACCGGGTGGAAGATACCGCCGCCGGCAGCGAGTTCTCGATCAACCTGATTCCGCACACGATACAGGTCACCACCCTGAAGCACCTGCAGGCCGGCAGCAGGGTGAACCTGGAGATCGACCTGATTGCGCGTTATGTCGAGCGGATGCTGAGCGCCAAGGGCGCGGCCTGA
- the ribD gene encoding bifunctional diaminohydroxyphosphoribosylaminopyrimidine deaminase/5-amino-6-(5-phosphoribosylamino)uracil reductase RibD, with amino-acid sequence MHINSDLQAMQLALDWAEKGMFITAPNPRVGCVIVRDGMLLGAGHTQAAGQAHAEVQALRDAAARGHDVRGATAYVTLEPCSHHGRTPPCADALVAAGLARVVAAMQDPNPLVAGQGMAKLRAAGIATESGLLAQQARELNIGFFSRMERGSPWVRMKAAASLDGRTALHNGVSQWITSQEARDDGHWWRARACAVLTGIGTVLEDDPQMTVRAIDTPRQPQRIVIDSRLQISPDARILEGGGTWIVAAQPDADKEARLRERGADVLLLPNAHGKVDLPELMKELGRRQLNELHVEAGFKLNGSLLREGCVDELLLYLAPTLLGDAQGMFDLPALQELGGQPRLAFHEVKQLGPDLRILARFP; translated from the coding sequence GTGCATATCAATTCCGACCTGCAAGCCATGCAGCTGGCCCTGGACTGGGCCGAAAAAGGCATGTTCATCACCGCCCCGAATCCGCGCGTGGGCTGTGTCATCGTGCGCGACGGCATGCTGCTTGGCGCCGGCCATACCCAGGCCGCCGGCCAGGCCCATGCCGAAGTCCAGGCGCTGCGCGACGCCGCCGCCAGAGGCCACGATGTGCGCGGCGCCACCGCCTACGTGACGCTGGAGCCGTGCAGCCACCATGGCCGCACGCCGCCCTGCGCCGACGCGCTGGTGGCGGCCGGCCTGGCACGCGTGGTGGCGGCAATGCAGGACCCCAATCCCCTGGTGGCGGGGCAGGGCATGGCAAAGCTTCGCGCCGCCGGCATCGCCACCGAAAGCGGCCTGCTGGCGCAGCAGGCGCGGGAGCTGAACATCGGTTTCTTTTCGCGGATGGAGCGCGGCAGTCCCTGGGTGCGGATGAAGGCGGCGGCCAGCCTGGACGGCCGCACCGCGCTGCATAACGGCGTGAGCCAGTGGATCACCTCGCAAGAGGCGCGCGACGATGGCCACTGGTGGCGGGCGCGCGCCTGCGCCGTGCTCACCGGCATCGGCACCGTGCTCGAGGACGACCCGCAGATGACGGTGCGCGCGATCGACACGCCACGCCAGCCGCAGCGCATCGTGATCGACAGCCGCCTGCAGATCAGCCCCGACGCCCGCATCCTGGAAGGCGGCGGCACCTGGATCGTGGCCGCGCAGCCGGATGCCGACAAAGAGGCCCGGCTGCGCGAGCGCGGCGCCGACGTGCTGCTGCTGCCGAATGCGCACGGCAAGGTCGACCTGCCGGAACTGATGAAGGAACTCGGCCGGCGCCAGCTCAACGAGCTGCATGTCGAGGCCGGCTTCAAGCTCAACGGCTCGCTGCTGCGCGAAGGCTGTGTCGACGAACTGCTGCTGTACCTGGCGCCGACGCTGCTGGGCGATGCGCAGGGCATGTTCGACCTGCCGGCGCTGCAGGAACTGGGCGGCCAGCCGCGCCTGGCTTTTCATGAAGTCAAGCAACTCGGTCCGGATTTGCGTATCCTTGCCCGTTTCCCCTGA
- a CDS encoding GspH/FimT family pseudopilin — MNRRAGHTLLEMLSVLAVAALLMGMAAPSLQALLQRQRLTTTANDFFAAVTLTRSEALRRGTPVVLLASGAGWDSGWMVLVDRNGNLRPDAGEDIVASHGPPPAGIAITGNFNDNRVPHIAYGANGRSRTGSGSAQAGSWEFRAGDLRRKVIVNLLGRPRACNPERDKSAC, encoded by the coding sequence ATGAACCGGCGCGCTGGCCATACGCTGCTGGAAATGCTGTCTGTGCTGGCGGTCGCCGCCCTGTTGATGGGCATGGCGGCGCCATCGCTGCAGGCGCTGCTGCAGCGGCAAAGGCTCACCACCACCGCCAACGACTTCTTCGCCGCCGTAACCCTTACCCGCTCCGAAGCCCTGCGCCGCGGCACGCCGGTGGTGCTGCTGGCAAGCGGCGCCGGCTGGGACAGCGGCTGGATGGTGCTGGTCGACCGCAATGGCAACCTGCGGCCGGATGCCGGCGAGGACATCGTGGCCAGCCATGGGCCGCCGCCTGCCGGCATTGCCATCACCGGCAATTTCAACGACAACCGCGTGCCGCATATTGCCTATGGCGCCAATGGCCGCAGCCGCACCGGCAGCGGCAGCGCGCAGGCGGGTTCATGGGAATTCAGGGCCGGCGACCTCAGGCGCAAGGTCATCGTCAACCTGCTCGGCCGGCCGCGCGCCTGCAACCCGGAACGCGACAAGTCGGCTTGCTAG
- a CDS encoding type IV pilin protein — translation MRHRNDKAGGHTLPELLMALALCAALAAVGAASWQSLARSQRRAEARSALLMLMQQQERHFSRHGRYHAFDAAAPGPFKWHSGASPADSAYLLSATACDGESLARCVSVVAHPGGPGARANHADPDCGVLRLDSRGQRRADGKLAACWP, via the coding sequence ATGCGGCATCGCAACGATAAGGCTGGCGGCCATACACTGCCGGAATTGCTGATGGCGCTGGCGCTCTGCGCGGCGCTGGCGGCTGTTGGCGCGGCAAGCTGGCAGAGCCTGGCGCGCAGCCAGCGCCGGGCCGAGGCCAGGTCGGCATTGCTGATGCTGATGCAGCAGCAGGAGCGCCATTTTTCACGACACGGTCGCTATCATGCCTTCGACGCCGCGGCGCCAGGTCCCTTCAAATGGCATTCCGGCGCCAGCCCGGCCGACAGCGCCTATCTTCTCAGCGCCACCGCCTGCGACGGCGAAAGCCTGGCGCGCTGCGTCAGCGTCGTCGCCCATCCCGGCGGCCCTGGCGCGCGGGCCAACCATGCCGACCCCGACTGCGGCGTGTTGCGGCTGGACAGCCGCGGCCAGCGGCGGGCCGACGGCAAACTTGCCGCCTGCTGGCCATGA
- a CDS encoding PilC/PilY family type IV pilus protein, with protein sequence MRCALLLVAWLLSGLAAAMPSLDLANAAQLARAGACIASAIDPAATALYQSAASASGVDGNLKKYALTRDQAGRPVPAGAPAWDAAVLLESHDPALRALYTGQREGERWRTVPLDWTALDRAGQSLLSTGAGGVADGEGASRLAYLRGARAMETGFRQGRFRHRASLLGASVVGAPLFVGPPAPAGADPRYQAFQSTHANRPAAVYLQANDSMVHGFDAASGGELFAYLPLALRPRWPRLPTAAYAASPYAEGGLAAGNALVRGAWKTVLAGALGSGAQGVFALDISNPARFASGDGVLFEFTDGDDPDMGNLFHPPALARFRTGAGQYGDFIVVASGYNSHHADGEGRSNPAGPGALFLLSLDKDPAAPWQQNRNYFKFLLPAGSAALPNGLGQPALIAHTDGSVRLAYAGDLQGRLWRLDFSAGQPPWPQATGSGQPLFVAADASGRRQPITSAPRALYRPDGGLLLLFGTGRLLEGGDAQDKSVQSLYAVADGQAAATLARADLAVRKLVADKAGAYRLDGGTNSSAGWVLDFPVPGERLLASPLVEDGIASIVTMLPGAASCAANGSLYLLNAQNGLSPLGVTAPWLAVPM encoded by the coding sequence ATGCGATGCGCGCTGCTGCTTGTCGCATGGCTGCTGTCCGGACTGGCTGCTGCCATGCCGTCGCTCGACCTGGCCAATGCCGCGCAGCTGGCGCGGGCGGGCGCCTGCATTGCCAGCGCCATCGATCCGGCGGCAACAGCGCTGTACCAGTCCGCAGCCAGCGCCTCGGGCGTAGATGGCAACCTGAAGAAATACGCGCTGACACGTGATCAGGCCGGCCGCCCCGTCCCCGCTGGCGCGCCTGCCTGGGATGCCGCTGTTCTGCTGGAAAGCCATGATCCGGCGCTGCGCGCGCTCTATACCGGCCAGCGTGAGGGCGAACGCTGGCGCACCGTCCCCCTGGACTGGACCGCGTTGGATCGGGCCGGCCAGTCGCTGCTGTCGACCGGCGCCGGCGGCGTGGCCGACGGCGAAGGCGCCAGCCGGTTGGCCTATCTGCGCGGCGCGCGGGCAATGGAAACCGGCTTCCGGCAAGGCCGGTTCCGGCACCGCGCCAGCCTGCTGGGCGCAAGCGTGGTCGGCGCGCCCCTGTTCGTGGGTCCGCCGGCGCCGGCAGGGGCTGATCCGCGCTATCAGGCATTCCAGTCAACGCATGCCAATCGGCCAGCCGCGGTCTATCTGCAGGCCAATGACAGCATGGTGCACGGCTTCGACGCAGCCAGCGGCGGCGAACTGTTTGCCTATCTGCCGCTGGCGCTGCGGCCGCGATGGCCACGGCTGCCCACGGCAGCTTATGCCGCCAGCCCGTATGCCGAAGGCGGCCTGGCCGCCGGCAATGCGCTGGTGCGCGGCGCCTGGAAAACCGTGCTGGCCGGCGCGCTCGGCAGTGGCGCCCAGGGCGTGTTCGCGCTCGATATCAGCAATCCGGCGCGCTTTGCCAGCGGCGACGGCGTGCTGTTCGAGTTCACCGACGGCGACGATCCCGACATGGGCAATCTCTTTCATCCGCCTGCACTGGCGCGCTTTCGTACCGGTGCCGGGCAGTATGGTGATTTCATCGTGGTTGCTTCGGGCTACAACAGTCACCATGCCGACGGCGAGGGGCGCTCGAATCCGGCCGGGCCGGGCGCGCTGTTCCTGCTCTCGCTCGACAAGGACCCGGCCGCGCCATGGCAGCAGAACCGCAATTACTTCAAGTTCCTGCTGCCCGCCGGCAGCGCCGCGCTGCCCAATGGCCTGGGGCAGCCGGCGCTGATCGCGCACACCGATGGCAGCGTGCGGCTGGCCTATGCCGGCGATCTGCAGGGCCGGCTTTGGCGGCTCGATTTCAGCGCCGGCCAGCCGCCCTGGCCGCAGGCCACCGGTTCCGGCCAGCCGCTGTTTGTCGCCGCCGATGCAAGCGGCCGACGTCAGCCCATCACCAGTGCGCCGCGCGCGCTTTACCGTCCGGATGGCGGCCTTCTGCTGCTGTTTGGCACCGGCCGGCTGCTGGAAGGAGGCGATGCGCAGGACAAGTCGGTCCAGTCGCTGTATGCCGTTGCGGACGGGCAGGCCGCCGCCACGCTGGCGCGCGCTGACCTCGCTGTACGCAAGCTGGTCGCGGACAAGGCGGGCGCTTACCGGCTCGATGGCGGGACTAATTCATCCGCCGGCTGGGTGCTCGATTTCCCGGTGCCCGGCGAGCGCCTGCTGGCCAGTCCGCTGGTCGAGGATGGCATTGCAAGCATCGTCACCATGCTGCCTGGCGCCGCCTCCTGCGCCGCCAACGGCAGCCTGTATCTGCTGAATGCGCAGAACGGACTGTCGCCGCTTGGTGTCACGGCGCCGTGGCTGGCAGTGCCGATGTAG
- a CDS encoding PilX N-terminal domain-containing pilus assembly protein: MSRPGGSALLLCLLVMAVALMLGLSGARIALQEERAARNDRDRKTAFQAAEAALLDAQRDIEQPAGASPRSALLASVSPAFPAGCGAGVGNPLLGLCAGQGTAPAWLAVDFLDEGEASMRSVPYGRFTGQSMPVAGGGFPARRPRYLIEAYPDRRAGSSADLAGAGALYCISAVGFGVQEETRVLLQAWYRRAGGG, from the coding sequence ATGAGCCGTCCCGGCGGCAGTGCCTTGCTGCTGTGCCTGCTGGTCATGGCGGTGGCGCTGATGCTGGGCCTGTCAGGCGCACGCATTGCATTGCAGGAGGAGCGGGCGGCGCGCAACGACCGTGACCGCAAGACGGCTTTCCAGGCGGCCGAAGCCGCCTTGCTCGACGCCCAGCGCGACATTGAGCAACCGGCCGGCGCCAGCCCGCGTTCCGCGTTGCTGGCTTCCGTGTCGCCAGCGTTCCCGGCCGGCTGCGGCGCCGGCGTCGGCAATCCGCTGCTGGGCCTGTGCGCCGGGCAGGGCACTGCGCCAGCCTGGCTTGCCGTCGACTTCCTGGATGAGGGCGAGGCCAGCATGCGCAGCGTTCCCTATGGACGCTTCACCGGGCAGTCCATGCCGGTCGCTGGCGGCGGCTTCCCGGCGCGGCGGCCGCGCTACCTGATTGAAGCCTATCCCGACCGCCGCGCCGGCAGCAGCGCCGACCTCGCCGGCGCCGGCGCGCTTTACTGCATCAGCGCCGTTGGCTTTGGCGTACAGGAAGAGACCCGGGTGCTGTTGCAGGCCTGGTACCGCCGGGCGGGGGGAGGCTGA
- a CDS encoding PilW family protein — translation MKPAPRRHAAGLSLPELMAALAIGMMLVLASISLLLAVRSAYLLHDDRARMEESGRFALELISRAVRQAGYRDWSAAGSGAATLQPVSGLDARSLKDAADGIDGPYGSAVNGSDVLALRFDGSGQGDGDGAIQNCAGAAVSADGGQGGWSIFYIANDAGGEPELRCKYRGPNGWKSDALVRGIEGFQVLYGIRAQPGVTPGRFVNATGVQAQAGAWQAVGAVRVALLARGTQTDAANAGSYALFGPAYDGSADPGSVIQASQLPTASRRLSRRIYGATVYLRNPDPVAP, via the coding sequence ATGAAGCCCGCGCCGCGCCGGCATGCGGCCGGTTTGTCCCTGCCCGAACTGATGGCGGCGCTGGCCATTGGCATGATGCTGGTGCTGGCCTCGATCTCCCTGCTATTGGCCGTGCGCAGCGCCTACCTGCTGCATGACGACCGGGCGCGAATGGAAGAGAGCGGTCGCTTCGCACTGGAACTGATCAGCCGCGCAGTGCGGCAGGCCGGCTACCGCGACTGGAGCGCGGCCGGCAGCGGTGCGGCGACGCTGCAGCCTGTCAGCGGGCTGGACGCAAGGTCGCTCAAGGATGCCGCCGATGGCATCGACGGGCCGTATGGCAGCGCGGTCAATGGCAGCGACGTGCTGGCATTGCGATTCGATGGCAGCGGGCAGGGCGACGGCGATGGCGCAATCCAGAACTGCGCCGGCGCGGCCGTTAGCGCCGATGGCGGGCAAGGCGGCTGGAGCATCTTCTATATCGCCAATGACGCCGGCGGCGAACCTGAGCTGCGCTGCAAATACCGCGGCCCGAACGGCTGGAAATCCGATGCGCTGGTGCGTGGCATCGAGGGCTTCCAGGTGCTGTACGGCATCCGGGCCCAGCCCGGCGTCACGCCGGGACGCTTTGTCAACGCCACCGGGGTGCAGGCGCAGGCCGGCGCCTGGCAGGCAGTTGGCGCGGTCAGGGTCGCGCTGCTGGCGCGCGGCACGCAGACCGACGCCGCCAATGCCGGCAGCTACGCGCTGTTTGGCCCGGCTTACGACGGCAGCGCCGATCCTGGCTCGGTGATCCAGGCATCCCAGCTTCCCACTGCCAGTCGCAGGCTGTCGCGCCGGATCTACGGCGCTACCGTCTACCTGCGCAATCCTGATCCGGTGGCGCCATGA